A stretch of Astyanax mexicanus isolate ESR-SI-001 chromosome 21, AstMex3_surface, whole genome shotgun sequence DNA encodes these proteins:
- the LOC111188709 gene encoding uncharacterized protein LOC111188709 isoform X1: protein MTLIQREILGLLRGRDNLRNRCKIVRWMQKKIILPRAMKCNSCKKKMKLHKRFQGDGYQWCCTRNAHHHTDITASVRKGSMFFRSRLSLRQHLEFIYRFSQGLRQRQMDLIEDGIAGSSRTLTKMTSALRKVCISAMTKLRQRGGMRVGGPHHFVMIDESKFSHKRKYNRGRVGSTWRRSKKWVLGILEVGVTTRKPILKIVSKRSSAQMLPVVRHYVRRGTSIITDEWRAYRGLSDLGYDHHTVCHKRHFVHPLTRAHTQHLERAWQKFKVDVWRHRANRNTKLLKQYLKIIEWEHWLAKKHKWGILGRLLHDIRKMYKSHS, encoded by the exons ATGACATTAATTCAAAGAGAAATTCTTGGATTATTAAGAGGCAGGGATAATCTTCGAAACAGATGTAAGATTGTGCGAtggatgcagaaaaaaataattctgccCAGAGCAATGAAATGCAACTCATGCAAGAAAAAAATGAAGTTACACAAACGGTTCCAAGGAGATGGATATCAGTG GTGTTGCACAAGGAATGCACATCACCATACAGACATTACGGCTTCTGTCCGGAAGGGGTCTATGTTTTTTCGCTCCCGTTTATCTCTGCGACAACACTTAGAGTTCATCTATAG ATTTTCTCAGGGCctgagacagagacagatggaCCTTATTGAGGATGGGATAGCTGGCAGTAGCAGAACTCTGACCAAAATGACATCAGCTTTGAGAAAA GTCTGCATTTCAGCGATGACAAAACTTCGACAGCGTGGAGGGATGCGTGTTGGGGGCCCACACCACTTTGTGATGATAGATGAGAGTAAATTCTCACACAAAAGAAAG TACAATCGTGGACGTGTAGGTTCTACCTGGCGACGGAGCAAAAAGTGGGTACTAGGAATTCTTGAAGTGGGCGTTACCACCCGGAAGCCCATACTGAAAATCGTCTCCAAGAGGTCGAGTGCACAGATGCTACCTGTTGTGAGACACTATGTGAGAAGAGGCACCAGTATCATTACTGATGAGTGGCGAGCGTACAGAGGTCTTTCAGATCTTGGATATGACCACCATACTGTTTGCCACAAGAGACATTTTGTACATCCACTCACTAGGGCTCACACCCAGCACCTGGAGAGGGCTTGGCAAAAATTCAAGGTTGATGTGTGGCGACACAGAGCAAACCGAAACACAAAACTCCTGAAACAGTACCTGAAGATTATAGAATGGGAACACTGGCTCGCCAAGAAGCACAAATGGGGTATACTGGGAAGACTGCTCCATGACattagaaaaatgtataaaagccaTTCTTAA
- the LOC111188709 gene encoding uncharacterized protein LOC111188709 isoform X2, whose amino-acid sequence MTLIQREILGLLRGRDNLRNRCKIVRWMQKKIILPRAMKCNSCKKKMKLHKRFQGDGYQWCCTRNAHHHTDITASVRKGSMFFRSRLSLRQHLEFIYRFSQGLRQRQMDLIEDGIAGSSRTLTKMTSALRKVCISAMTKLRQRGGMRVGGPHHFVMIDESKFSHKRKVLECPT is encoded by the exons ATGACATTAATTCAAAGAGAAATTCTTGGATTATTAAGAGGCAGGGATAATCTTCGAAACAGATGTAAGATTGTGCGAtggatgcagaaaaaaataattctgccCAGAGCAATGAAATGCAACTCATGCAAGAAAAAAATGAAGTTACACAAACGGTTCCAAGGAGATGGATATCAGTG GTGTTGCACAAGGAATGCACATCACCATACAGACATTACGGCTTCTGTCCGGAAGGGGTCTATGTTTTTTCGCTCCCGTTTATCTCTGCGACAACACTTAGAGTTCATCTATAG ATTTTCTCAGGGCctgagacagagacagatggaCCTTATTGAGGATGGGATAGCTGGCAGTAGCAGAACTCTGACCAAAATGACATCAGCTTTGAGAAAA GTCTGCATTTCAGCGATGACAAAACTTCGACAGCGTGGAGGGATGCGTGTTGGGGGCCCACACCACTTTGTGATGATAGATGAGAGTAAATTCTCACACAAAAGAAAG GTCCTGGAGTGTCCTACCTag
- the LOC111188708 gene encoding coiled-coil domain-containing protein 106 isoform X2 produces the protein MQTLSTDKLQMDTRGRKKAVSNETSEANVLPPQQSKAVSPTVLQDLQIMKMHLETEKEKNKCLQETIKHLQSDKEFLKEQLSRMTGRPSSSPSVSSVSGSSTATPKVKGKKAIGTEEESSGEIAESSTIDESSDEEMKPFSKGKKPRSAKQDDLSRTRAKTVRGVILRYKRALQAFNQGGSMKKAFQKVGVDRNTISRSSPIAELALAAPGVFQALPPWNAQVEKLSTFVDRCREATTDEIKEKIMQMKSCGELLPMSN, from the exons ATGCAGACCTTGAGCACAGACAAATTACAG ATGGACACGCGTGGACGGAAGAAGGCCGTTTCAAATGAAACATCTGAGGCAAATGTTCTACCACCACAGCAGAGTAAAGCAG TATCGCCAACCGTCTTGCAAGACTTGCAGATCATGAAGATGCATCTtgaaactgaaaaagaaaaaaataaatgtcttcAGGAAACAATAAAACATCTTCAATCTGACAAGGAATTCCTTAAGGAGCAGCTTTCACGAATGACAGGTAGACCATCGTCAAGCCCTTCAGTGTCCAGTGTTTCAGGATCATCTACAGCCACTCCCAAAGTAAAAG GAAAGAAGGCTATTGGAACAGAGGAAGAGTCAAGTGGTGAGATAGCAG AATCATCAACTATCGATGAATCATCTGATGAGGAGATGAAGCCTTTTTCGAAGGGGAAGAAACCAAGATCAGCAAAGCAAGATGACCTGAGTCGCACTCGAG CGAAAACTGTTCGTGGAGTAATCCTGCGTTACAAGCGTGCCCTACAAGCCTTTAACCAGGGTGGGTCGATGAAGAAGGCTTTCCAAAAAGTGGGAGTGGACCGCAACACCATATCCAGGTCATCACCGATTGCTGAGCTTGCTCTAGCGGCACCTGGTGTCTTTCAGGCTCTCCCCCCCTGGAATGCCCAAGTGGAGAAGTTGTCAACATTTGTGGACAGGTGTCGAGAGGCAACGACTGATGAAATCAAGGAAAAAATCATGCAAATGAAATCATGTGGAGAACTGTTACCCATGAGCAACTGA
- the LOC111188708 gene encoding coiled-coil domain-containing protein 106 isoform X1 has product MQTLSTDKLQMDTRGRKKAVSNETSEANVLPPQQSKAVSPTVLQDLQIMKMHLETEKEKNKCLQETIKHLQSDKEFLKEQLSRMTGRPSSSPSVSSVSGSSTATPKVKGKKAIGTEEESSGEIAVLSTESSTIDESSDEEMKPFSKGKKPRSAKQDDLSRTRAKTVRGVILRYKRALQAFNQGGSMKKAFQKVGVDRNTISRSSPIAELALAAPGVFQALPPWNAQVEKLSTFVDRCREATTDEIKEKIMQMKSCGELLPMSN; this is encoded by the exons ATGCAGACCTTGAGCACAGACAAATTACAG ATGGACACGCGTGGACGGAAGAAGGCCGTTTCAAATGAAACATCTGAGGCAAATGTTCTACCACCACAGCAGAGTAAAGCAG TATCGCCAACCGTCTTGCAAGACTTGCAGATCATGAAGATGCATCTtgaaactgaaaaagaaaaaaataaatgtcttcAGGAAACAATAAAACATCTTCAATCTGACAAGGAATTCCTTAAGGAGCAGCTTTCACGAATGACAGGTAGACCATCGTCAAGCCCTTCAGTGTCCAGTGTTTCAGGATCATCTACAGCCACTCCCAAAGTAAAAG GAAAGAAGGCTATTGGAACAGAGGAAGAGTCAAGTGGTGAGATAGCAG TTCTCTCCACAGAATCATCAACTATCGATGAATCATCTGATGAGGAGATGAAGCCTTTTTCGAAGGGGAAGAAACCAAGATCAGCAAAGCAAGATGACCTGAGTCGCACTCGAG CGAAAACTGTTCGTGGAGTAATCCTGCGTTACAAGCGTGCCCTACAAGCCTTTAACCAGGGTGGGTCGATGAAGAAGGCTTTCCAAAAAGTGGGAGTGGACCGCAACACCATATCCAGGTCATCACCGATTGCTGAGCTTGCTCTAGCGGCACCTGGTGTCTTTCAGGCTCTCCCCCCCTGGAATGCCCAAGTGGAGAAGTTGTCAACATTTGTGGACAGGTGTCGAGAGGCAACGACTGATGAAATCAAGGAAAAAATCATGCAAATGAAATCATGTGGAGAACTGTTACCCATGAGCAACTGA
- the LOC111188708 gene encoding coiled-coil domain-containing protein 106 isoform X3: MDTRGRKKAVSNETSEANVLPPQQSKAVSPTVLQDLQIMKMHLETEKEKNKCLQETIKHLQSDKEFLKEQLSRMTGRPSSSPSVSSVSGSSTATPKVKGKKAIGTEEESSGEIAVLSTESSTIDESSDEEMKPFSKGKKPRSAKQDDLSRTRAKTVRGVILRYKRALQAFNQGGSMKKAFQKVGVDRNTISRSSPIAELALAAPGVFQALPPWNAQVEKLSTFVDRCREATTDEIKEKIMQMKSCGELLPMSN; encoded by the exons ATGGACACGCGTGGACGGAAGAAGGCCGTTTCAAATGAAACATCTGAGGCAAATGTTCTACCACCACAGCAGAGTAAAGCAG TATCGCCAACCGTCTTGCAAGACTTGCAGATCATGAAGATGCATCTtgaaactgaaaaagaaaaaaataaatgtcttcAGGAAACAATAAAACATCTTCAATCTGACAAGGAATTCCTTAAGGAGCAGCTTTCACGAATGACAGGTAGACCATCGTCAAGCCCTTCAGTGTCCAGTGTTTCAGGATCATCTACAGCCACTCCCAAAGTAAAAG GAAAGAAGGCTATTGGAACAGAGGAAGAGTCAAGTGGTGAGATAGCAG TTCTCTCCACAGAATCATCAACTATCGATGAATCATCTGATGAGGAGATGAAGCCTTTTTCGAAGGGGAAGAAACCAAGATCAGCAAAGCAAGATGACCTGAGTCGCACTCGAG CGAAAACTGTTCGTGGAGTAATCCTGCGTTACAAGCGTGCCCTACAAGCCTTTAACCAGGGTGGGTCGATGAAGAAGGCTTTCCAAAAAGTGGGAGTGGACCGCAACACCATATCCAGGTCATCACCGATTGCTGAGCTTGCTCTAGCGGCACCTGGTGTCTTTCAGGCTCTCCCCCCCTGGAATGCCCAAGTGGAGAAGTTGTCAACATTTGTGGACAGGTGTCGAGAGGCAACGACTGATGAAATCAAGGAAAAAATCATGCAAATGAAATCATGTGGAGAACTGTTACCCATGAGCAACTGA